A window of Streptomyces marispadix contains these coding sequences:
- a CDS encoding NAD(P)H-hydrate dehydratase → MRTAYSVETVRAAERALMERLPDGVLMQRAAAGLAAACAGMLGRTYGSRVVLLVGSGDNGGDALFAGARLARRGAGVSAVLLSPERVHEGGLAALRAAGGRVLTAPGAVVEGEPVPVEPVLARADLVVDGIVGIGGKGGLRPEAVRLVEMVRSPVVSVDLPSGVDADTGEVPGVAVRADATVTFGAYKPGLLLDPAREHAGALRLVDIGLGPLLEADGGVPAAEALQHADVSALLPRPAAESDKYRRGVVGVVAGSARYPGAAVLAVSGALRGGAGAVRYVGPAADAVIARHPETLVSDGPPSKAGRVQAWTVGSGLGEDRERLEDVLGARVPVLIDADGLRLAGEAALRARRAPTVLTPHAGEAAALLGWERTEVEARRLSAVRELSERTGATVLLKGSTTVVAGASGVRVNPTGSGWLATAGTGDVLSGLIGSLLAGGLDALDAASAGAYVHGLAGRLAPRPAGASDVAEALTEAWRDLLRGDGRRPGSQP, encoded by the coding sequence ATGAGGACTGCCTACAGCGTGGAGACCGTACGGGCCGCCGAGCGCGCGCTGATGGAACGCCTGCCGGACGGTGTGCTGATGCAGCGCGCGGCGGCCGGGCTCGCGGCGGCGTGTGCCGGGATGCTCGGGCGTACGTACGGAAGCCGCGTCGTACTGCTCGTCGGGAGTGGCGACAACGGCGGCGACGCGCTCTTCGCGGGGGCGCGACTGGCCAGGAGGGGCGCCGGTGTGAGCGCCGTACTGCTGTCGCCGGAGAGGGTGCACGAGGGCGGTCTGGCGGCGCTTCGGGCCGCGGGCGGCAGGGTGCTCACCGCGCCGGGCGCGGTCGTGGAGGGCGAGCCGGTGCCTGTCGAGCCGGTGCTGGCGCGGGCGGATCTCGTCGTGGACGGAATCGTCGGGATCGGCGGCAAGGGCGGGCTGCGGCCGGAGGCGGTGCGGCTGGTGGAGATGGTGCGTTCGCCGGTCGTGAGCGTGGATCTGCCGAGCGGCGTGGACGCGGACACGGGCGAGGTGCCGGGGGTTGCGGTACGGGCCGACGCCACCGTGACGTTCGGCGCGTACAAGCCGGGGCTGCTGCTCGATCCGGCGCGGGAGCACGCGGGTGCGCTGCGCCTGGTGGACATCGGGCTCGGTCCTCTCCTGGAGGCGGACGGCGGGGTTCCGGCGGCCGAGGCGCTTCAGCACGCCGATGTGAGCGCGCTGCTGCCGCGGCCCGCGGCGGAGAGCGACAAGTACCGGCGGGGAGTCGTGGGAGTCGTCGCAGGGTCGGCCCGCTATCCCGGTGCGGCGGTGCTCGCCGTTTCGGGGGCGCTGCGCGGTGGAGCGGGCGCGGTGCGCTATGTGGGGCCCGCCGCGGACGCCGTGATCGCCCGCCATCCGGAGACCCTGGTCTCGGACGGGCCGCCGAGCAAGGCGGGCCGTGTGCAGGCGTGGACGGTGGGTTCGGGGCTCGGCGAGGACCGTGAACGGCTGGAGGACGTGCTCGGCGCCCGTGTGCCGGTGCTCATCGACGCCGACGGGCTGCGTCTCGCGGGCGAGGCGGCGCTGCGCGCACGCAGGGCGCCGACCGTGCTGACACCGCACGCCGGCGAGGCCGCCGCGCTGCTCGGCTGGGAACGCACGGAGGTCGAGGCGCGACGCCTGTCGGCGGTACGCGAGTTGTCCGAACGTACGGGCGCGACCGTGCTGTTGAAGGGGTCGACGACGGTCGTCGCGGGGGCGAGCGGTGTGCGCGTCAACCCCACGGGAAGCGGATGGCTGGCCACGGCCGGCACGGGGGACGTGCTCTCGGGGCTGATCGGTTCGCTGCTGGCCGGAGGGCTCGACGCGCTCGACGCGGCGTCCGCGGGGGCGTATGTGCATGGTCTCGCGGGCCGGTTGGCGCCGCGGCCCGCCGGGGCGTCGGATGTGGCGGAGGCGCTGACCGAGGCATGGCGGGATCTGCTGCGGGGCGACGGGCGCCGGCCCGGTTCGCAGCCGTAG
- the alr gene encoding alanine racemase produces the protein MNDRSSTTALTAPHGPDTLRARAEIDLDAVRANVRTLRARAPRAELMAVVKADGYGHGAVPCARAAREAGATWLGTATPQEALELRAAGDEGRLMSWLWTPGGPWQEAIEADVDVSASALWAIEEIVGAARSSGRTARVQLKADTGLGRGGCQPADWPALVAAARSAEAEGALRVTGVWSHFARADEPGHPANAAQLEAFREAIAHAERAGLDPEVRHLANSPATLTLSESHFDLVRPGVSVYGLSPSPDVGVAAELGLRPAMTLSASLALVKEVPAGHGVSYGHTYRTPGPTTLGLVPLGYADGVPRHASGTAPVLAAGKWRTVAGRVAMDQFVVDLGGDAASAGDDVVLFGPGDRGEPTAEDWARAAGTISYEIVTRIGARVSRIHTNARANTGG, from the coding sequence GTGAACGACCGCTCCAGCACAACCGCTCTCACCGCGCCACACGGCCCGGACACCCTTCGCGCACGCGCCGAGATCGACCTCGACGCCGTGCGCGCCAACGTGCGTACGCTGCGGGCCCGCGCGCCCCGCGCGGAGTTGATGGCGGTGGTGAAGGCCGACGGATACGGACACGGCGCGGTGCCCTGCGCACGCGCCGCCCGCGAGGCAGGAGCGACCTGGCTGGGCACAGCCACGCCGCAGGAGGCGCTGGAGCTGCGTGCCGCCGGTGACGAGGGGCGCCTGATGAGCTGGCTGTGGACGCCGGGCGGCCCGTGGCAGGAGGCGATCGAGGCGGACGTCGACGTCTCGGCGAGCGCGCTGTGGGCGATCGAGGAGATCGTCGGAGCGGCCCGAAGCAGCGGACGTACGGCGAGAGTTCAGCTCAAGGCCGACACCGGGCTGGGCAGGGGCGGTTGTCAGCCCGCCGACTGGCCCGCCCTCGTGGCGGCGGCACGGTCCGCGGAGGCGGAGGGCGCGCTCAGGGTGACCGGCGTGTGGTCGCACTTCGCCCGCGCCGACGAGCCGGGTCACCCCGCGAACGCCGCCCAGCTCGAAGCGTTCCGCGAAGCGATCGCGCACGCCGAGCGCGCCGGACTCGACCCCGAGGTGCGGCACCTCGCCAACTCGCCCGCCACGCTGACCCTTTCCGAGTCCCACTTCGATCTCGTACGGCCGGGCGTCTCCGTCTACGGGCTGTCGCCGTCCCCGGACGTCGGGGTCGCGGCGGAGCTCGGCCTGCGCCCGGCGATGACGCTGAGCGCGTCGCTGGCGCTGGTCAAGGAGGTGCCGGCGGGGCACGGCGTCAGCTACGGCCATACGTACCGGACACCGGGGCCGACAACTCTCGGGCTTGTGCCGCTGGGCTACGCGGACGGTGTGCCGAGGCATGCCTCCGGTACGGCGCCGGTGCTGGCCGCGGGGAAGTGGCGCACGGTGGCGGGACGCGTGGCGATGGACCAGTTCGTGGTGGACCTCGGCGGCGACGCGGCCTCGGCGGGCGACGACGTCGTGCTCTTCGGGCCGGGCGACCGGGGCGAGCCGACCGCGGAGGACTGGGCGCGCGCCGCGGGCACCATCTCGTACGAGATCGTTACGCGTATCGGCGCCCGGGTATCACGAATCCATACGAACGCACGGGCGAATACGGGGGGTTGA
- a CDS encoding GNAT family N-acetyltransferase produces the protein MSWTINPEAVGDEDAVALHRAYLDEVVSRYYGRPATREEVDEELAGMSAAEITPPRGVLLIARERDSGGSAALAAACAGVRLLTPVIAELKRVWVRPEARRHGLGSRMLAAAEQAAAGLGATTMRLDTRSDLVEARRLYARHGYAEIDPYHDDPYAEHFFEKRLD, from the coding sequence ATGAGCTGGACGATCAACCCCGAAGCGGTCGGCGACGAGGACGCCGTGGCCCTGCACCGCGCGTATCTCGACGAGGTCGTGAGCCGCTACTACGGGCGCCCCGCGACGCGCGAGGAAGTCGACGAGGAGCTGGCGGGCATGTCCGCCGCCGAAATCACGCCGCCGCGCGGTGTGTTGCTGATAGCGAGGGAACGGGACTCCGGGGGCTCCGCCGCCCTTGCCGCTGCCTGCGCCGGTGTACGGCTGCTGACCCCCGTGATCGCGGAGCTGAAGCGGGTCTGGGTGCGCCCGGAGGCCCGGCGGCACGGTCTCGGCTCCCGGATGCTGGCCGCCGCCGAGCAGGCCGCTGCCGGCCTGGGCGCGACGACGATGCGGCTGGACACCCGCAGCGACCTGGTGGAGGCCCGCCGCCTCTACGCACGCCATGGATACGCGGAGATCGACCCGTACCACGACGATCCCTACGCAGAGCACTTCTTCGAGAAGCGACTGGACTGA
- the rpsI gene encoding 30S ribosomal protein S9: protein MAETTAETPVEGVEEYTTETPEAPEEFTSESLASRFGDPQPAAGTGRRKNAVARVRIVPGSGRWKINGRTLEGYFPNKVHQQEVNEPFKVLELDDRYDVVARISGGGISGQAGALRLGVARALNEADTDNNRGPLKKAGFLTRDARAVERKKAGLKKARKGTQYSKR from the coding sequence GTGGCCGAGACCACTGCTGAGACCCCCGTAGAGGGCGTCGAGGAGTACACGACCGAGACCCCCGAGGCGCCGGAGGAGTTCACCTCCGAGTCGCTCGCGTCCCGCTTCGGCGACCCGCAGCCGGCCGCCGGCACCGGGCGCCGCAAGAACGCCGTAGCCCGTGTCCGCATCGTCCCCGGCAGCGGCCGGTGGAAGATCAACGGCCGCACCCTTGAGGGCTACTTCCCGAACAAGGTGCACCAGCAGGAAGTCAACGAGCCCTTCAAGGTGCTCGAACTGGACGACCGTTACGACGTCGTCGCCCGCATCAGCGGCGGCGGCATCTCGGGCCAGGCGGGCGCGCTGCGCCTCGGTGTGGCCCGCGCGCTCAACGAGGCGGACACGGACAACAACCGTGGCCCGCTGAAGAAGGCCGGATTCCTCACGCGTGACGCCCGCGCGGTCGAGCGCAAGAAGGCCGGTCTGAAGAAGGCCCGCAAGGGCACGCAGTACAGCAAGCGCTGA
- the truA gene encoding tRNA pseudouridine(38-40) synthase TruA, translated as MTDAVKPGKVRVRLDLSYDGRDFSGWARQRGRRTVQQELEDAIGVVLRLGRRGGDADGDVAGGAEGESEHGGEGRRKADGRAGDGDSAAPVSLTVAGRTDAGVHARGQVAHVDLPEDVWAEHGGQLLRRLAGRLPMDVRVWRVTAAPEHFNARFSAIWRRYSYRVSDHAAGVDPLLRSHVLWHNRPLDVDAMNAAARHLLGEHDFAAYCKKRDGATTIRTLQRLHWERHADGVLEATVKADAFCHNMVRALVGAMLFVGDGHRPPEWPGQVLAGRVRDSAVHVVRPHGLTLEEVGYPPDEELKARNSAARNRRSLPTASGCC; from the coding sequence GTGACCGACGCCGTGAAGCCCGGCAAGGTACGGGTCCGGCTCGACCTGAGCTACGACGGCAGGGACTTCTCGGGCTGGGCCAGGCAGCGGGGGCGGCGGACCGTTCAGCAGGAACTGGAGGACGCGATCGGCGTGGTGCTGCGCCTCGGGCGGCGCGGCGGTGACGCGGACGGTGATGTCGCCGGTGGCGCGGAGGGCGAGAGCGAGCACGGCGGCGAGGGCCGTCGGAAAGCCGACGGCCGTGCCGGCGACGGGGATTCGGCCGCGCCCGTGAGCCTGACCGTCGCGGGCCGTACGGACGCCGGTGTGCACGCACGGGGCCAGGTCGCCCACGTCGATCTGCCCGAGGACGTATGGGCCGAGCACGGCGGCCAGTTGCTGAGGCGCCTGGCGGGACGGCTGCCGATGGACGTGCGGGTGTGGCGGGTGACCGCGGCACCCGAGCACTTCAACGCGCGCTTCTCGGCGATCTGGCGGCGCTACTCGTACCGCGTCAGCGACCACGCCGCCGGTGTCGATCCGCTGTTGCGTTCGCATGTGCTGTGGCACAACCGGCCGTTGGACGTGGACGCGATGAACGCCGCCGCTCGGCATCTGCTGGGCGAGCACGACTTCGCGGCGTACTGCAAGAAGCGGGACGGCGCGACGACCATCCGCACGCTCCAGCGGCTGCACTGGGAGCGTCACGCGGACGGCGTGCTGGAGGCGACGGTGAAGGCGGACGCCTTCTGCCACAACATGGTGCGGGCGCTGGTGGGCGCGATGCTCTTCGTCGGCGACGGGCACCGTCCCCCGGAGTGGCCGGGACAGGTGCTGGCCGGGCGGGTACGGGACTCGGCGGTCCATGTCGTACGGCCGCACGGGCTGACCCTGGAGGAGGTCGGCTATCCACCGGACGAGGAACTGAAGGCACGCAACTCGGCCGCACGCAACCGGCGTTCACTGCCTACGGCGAGCGGGTGCTGCTGA
- the glmM gene encoding phosphoglucosamine mutase — protein MARLFGTDGVRGVANEGLTAELALGLSVSAAHVLAEVGSFEGHRPVAVVGRDPRASGEFLEAAVVAGLASAGVDVLRVGVLPTPAVAYLTGSLGADLGVMLSASHNPMPDNGIKFFAQGGHKLADELEDRIEALYREHGTGQPWARPTGAAVGRVREYDEGFDNYVAHLVGVLPNRLDGLKVVIDGANGAASRVSPEAFARAGAEVVTIGADPDGLNINDGCGSTHLDGLRAAVVEHEADLGVAHDGDADRCLAVDATGETVDGDQILAVLSVALRDAGRLRKDTVVATVMSNLGFRLAMGREGIEVLQTAVGDRYVLEEMKRGGYALGGEQSGHVIALDHATTGDGTLTGLMLAARVAATGKPLAELASVMERLPQVLINVRDVDKSRVDTSGELAAAVNDAERELGATGRVLLRSSGTEPLVRVMVEAADSEQAESVAGRLADVVKSSLG, from the coding sequence GTGGCACGACTCTTCGGAACGGACGGTGTGCGCGGTGTCGCCAACGAGGGCCTGACCGCCGAACTGGCGCTCGGGCTGTCGGTCTCGGCGGCGCATGTGCTCGCTGAAGTGGGCTCGTTCGAGGGACACCGGCCGGTGGCCGTGGTCGGACGGGATCCGCGAGCGTCCGGGGAGTTCCTGGAGGCGGCAGTGGTCGCGGGCCTGGCGAGCGCGGGGGTGGATGTGCTGCGCGTGGGCGTGCTCCCGACCCCGGCAGTGGCGTATCTGACGGGTTCCCTCGGCGCCGATCTGGGCGTGATGCTCTCGGCCAGTCACAACCCCATGCCCGACAACGGCATCAAGTTCTTCGCGCAGGGCGGCCACAAGCTCGCCGACGAGCTGGAGGACCGCATCGAGGCGCTCTACCGCGAGCACGGCACGGGCCAGCCGTGGGCGCGTCCCACCGGCGCCGCCGTCGGCCGCGTCCGTGAGTACGACGAGGGCTTCGACAACTACGTGGCGCACCTCGTGGGCGTGCTCCCGAACCGCCTGGACGGGCTGAAGGTCGTCATCGACGGCGCGAACGGCGCCGCCTCCCGCGTCTCGCCCGAGGCGTTCGCACGTGCCGGGGCGGAGGTCGTCACCATCGGCGCCGACCCCGACGGCCTCAACATCAACGACGGCTGCGGCTCGACGCACCTCGACGGGCTGCGGGCGGCCGTGGTGGAGCACGAGGCCGACCTGGGCGTCGCACACGACGGTGACGCCGACCGCTGCCTGGCCGTCGACGCCACGGGCGAGACGGTCGACGGCGACCAGATCCTCGCCGTGCTTTCGGTGGCGCTGCGGGACGCGGGCCGCCTGCGTAAGGACACCGTGGTGGCCACGGTCATGTCCAACCTGGGCTTCCGGCTGGCCATGGGCCGTGAGGGCATCGAGGTCCTTCAGACTGCGGTCGGCGACCGCTATGTACTGGAGGAGATGAAGCGCGGCGGCTACGCATTGGGCGGCGAGCAGTCCGGCCACGTGATCGCGCTCGACCACGCCACCACCGGGGACGGCACCCTGACCGGCCTGATGCTCGCAGCACGCGTCGCCGCGACGGGCAAGCCGCTGGCGGAGCTGGCGAGCGTGATGGAGCGCCTGCCGCAGGTGCTGATCAATGTGCGCGACGTGGACAAGAGCCGGGTGGACACCTCGGGCGAACTCGCCGCGGCAGTCAACGACGCGGAACGCGAACTCGGCGCCACGGGCCGGGTCTTGCTGCGCTCCTCCGGCACCGAGCCGCTGGTTCGGGTGATGGTGGAGGCCGCCGACAGTGAGCAGGCGGAGTCGGTGGCGGGGCGGCTGGCGGACGTGGTGAAGAGTTCGCTGGGCTGA
- a CDS encoding holo-ACP synthase: protein MIVGVGIDVAAVDRFGEALERTPALAERLFVEGELWLPGGERRGVASLAARFAAKEALAKALGAPGGMNWTDAEVLQADSGQPSLSVRGTVAARAKALGVRGWHLSLSHDAGIASAVVIAEG, encoded by the coding sequence GTGATCGTGGGCGTCGGCATCGACGTGGCCGCGGTCGACCGGTTCGGCGAGGCGCTGGAGCGTACCCCGGCGCTGGCCGAACGGCTTTTCGTGGAGGGGGAGTTGTGGCTTCCCGGCGGTGAGCGCAGGGGCGTGGCCTCCCTGGCCGCACGCTTCGCCGCGAAGGAAGCGCTGGCCAAGGCGCTCGGCGCACCCGGCGGCATGAACTGGACGGACGCGGAAGTGCTACAGGCCGACTCCGGGCAGCCGTCGCTGAGCGTGCGGGGGACGGTGGCGGCGCGGGCGAAGGCGCTGGGCGTACGGGGGTGGCATCTGTCCCTGTCGCACGACGCGGGGATCGCCTCGGCCGTGGTGATCGCCGAGGGGTGA
- the rplQ gene encoding 50S ribosomal protein L17 has protein sequence MPKPTKGARMGGSAAHQKAMLANLATNLFEYGRITTTEARARRLRPVAERLITKAKKGDLHNRRQVMRTVTDKSVVHTLFTEIGPRFENRPGGYTRITKIGNRRGDNAPMAVIELVEALTVQQEAVGEAEAVTKRTAKDAESAKAAGGAKKSAKTKAKADEAKAEESKAEEAKAEADEAEAEGSESKDA, from the coding sequence ATGCCGAAGCCCACCAAGGGTGCCCGCATGGGCGGCAGCGCCGCGCACCAGAAGGCGATGCTGGCCAACCTGGCCACGAACCTCTTCGAGTACGGGCGCATCACCACCACCGAGGCGCGTGCCCGCCGGCTGCGTCCCGTAGCGGAGCGTCTGATCACCAAGGCAAAGAAGGGCGACCTTCACAACCGCCGCCAGGTCATGCGCACGGTCACGGACAAGAGCGTGGTCCACACCCTCTTCACCGAGATCGGCCCCCGCTTCGAGAACAGGCCGGGCGGTTACACCCGCATCACCAAGATCGGCAACCGCCGTGGGGACAACGCGCCCATGGCAGTGATCGAGCTGGTGGAAGCCCTGACCGTGCAGCAGGAGGCGGTCGGCGAGGCCGAGGCCGTCACCAAGCGGACGGCCAAGGACGCCGAGAGCGCCAAGGCCGCGGGCGGCGCGAAGAAGAGCGCCAAGACCAAGGCCAAGGCCGACGAGGCCAAGGCCGAGGAGAGCAAGGCCGAGGAGGCCAAGGCCGAGGCGGACGAAGCCGAGGCCGAGGGCTCCGAGTCCAAGGACGCCTGA
- the rplM gene encoding 50S ribosomal protein L13 translates to MRTYSPKPGDVQRQWHVIDAQDVVLGRLATQAATLLRGKHKPVYAPHVDTGDFVIIINADKVHLSGNKRTQKLAYRHSGYPGGLRSVRYDELLEKNPAKAVEKAVKGMLPKNTLGRQMLSKLKVYAGDQHPHAAQQPVPFEISQVAQ, encoded by the coding sequence GTGCGTACGTACAGCCCCAAGCCCGGCGATGTTCAGCGCCAGTGGCACGTCATCGACGCGCAGGACGTTGTCCTGGGCCGTCTGGCCACCCAGGCCGCCACCCTTCTCCGGGGCAAGCACAAGCCGGTGTACGCGCCTCACGTCGACACCGGTGACTTCGTCATCATCATCAACGCCGACAAGGTGCACCTGTCCGGCAACAAGCGGACCCAGAAGCTGGCCTACCGCCACTCCGGCTACCCGGGTGGTCTGCGGTCCGTCCGCTACGACGAGCTGCTGGAGAAGAACCCCGCGAAGGCCGTCGAGAAGGCCGTGAAGGGCATGCTCCCGAAGAACACGCTGGGCCGTCAGATGCTCTCGAAGCTGAAGGTGTACGCGGGCGACCAGCACCCGCACGCCGCCCAGCAGCCCGTGCCGTTCGAGATCAGCCAGGTCGCGCAGTAA